A window of Variovorax paradoxus genomic DNA:
TCCGAACGCGGTGGCCACACTGGGCACGGCCTGCACCAGCGAGCATGTCCAAAAGCTCTTTCGCTTCACCGAATCGGTGGTGTTCAGCTTCGACGGCGACGCCGCCGGCCGACGCGCGGCGCGAAAGGCGCTCGACGGCGCGCTGCCCTACGCCACCGACGTGCGCAGCATCAAGTTTCTGTTCCTGCCGGCCGAGCACGACCCTGACAGCTTCATCCGCGAGCACGGCGCCGAGGCCTTCGCCCGCTTCGTGACCGAGGCCACGCCACTGTCGCGCTTCATGCTCGAGGCGGCACGCGAAGGCTGCGACCTGACCACCGCCGAAGGCCGCGCCCACATGACCAGCAACGTGCGCCCGCTCTGGAGCGCCATGCCCGACGGCGCGCTCAAGCGGCAGCTGTTGAGCGAGATCGCCACGCTGGTGCAACTCGACGCACCGGCGCTCTCGGAGCTGTGGGCCTCCACGCCCGGCCCTCGCAAGGCGGGCGGCGGCGCCTTGGCCGCGCAGCGCCACAACGAACCGCCCATGTACACCGGCGGCGACGGGGACGACTACTACCCCGACATGCCCCCGCCGCAGGACTACGAGCCGCCTCGCTATGAAAGCGATAGCAAGCCCAAATTCCAGCCGCAGCGCAAGTTCACCAAGGGCAAGCGCTGGGGCGGCAAGTTCGAGGAGCCCATCGAGCCGCTGCGCGGCCGCGGCGCACCGCCCAGCCGGCCCGACGTGGCGGTGCGGCTGCTGCTGTCGAACATGGCGCAGTGGGAGGCGCTTTCACACGAGCTGCACTTGATGCTCTGCGAGCTGCCCGGCTCGCACGGCGCCCTCTTCACCTGGCTCGACAGCCAGTTGCACGAGCACGGCGTCCAGCCCTGGGCGGCGCTGCGCGAAGGCCTGCGCGGGCTCGACTTCGAGCCGCTGGCCGAGCGGCTCATGGCGGTCTCCGAAGGCGGCCCGGTGCCCGAAGGCGAAGAAGAGCAGCATCTGGCCGACGCCGCCAAGGAGCTGACCAGCGTGCTCGACTTCATGCTCGACGACCGCTTGAAGGCCCAGCAGAGCGAGGCCATCGCGGCCGTAGGTAAAGACCCTAAGGCCCTGGAACGCTACAAGGCGCTGGAGGCGCGGCGCCTCGAATTACGCAATCGCCTGCGCCCGGCGGATGCCGAAGGTGCTTGAAATTTGCGCAACGCGCTATAATGTAGGGCTTTGCAACTGGCGAAATTAGGCAAGAGCGACAGCAGCACCTCCGGGCCGACCCCTAGCGCAACGCACTCCAACGGTAAATTCCGGCGGAAAGGGTCAATAACCGCAAGGACTGCACACCAAATGTTCGCCCGACATCTTGCCTGCTGAGGAATCACTTCCTCTTTCCCAATTGTTTTTGTCCGTGCCTGTGCACGGGCATGGTGGCGCTGTCCGCGTGACGGCGCGCCTGTGATTCCGCTTGTCTTTTCTTGCCGTAACGAGGTCGTATGCCCAGTTCAAAGAAGCCTGCTCCTTCACTTGCCAAAAGCGTCGCCACCAAGCCCGCAGCAGAAAAACCGTTGAAAGCCGGCCAGTCGCCGGCAACTAAGACGGGTGCCGCCGCATCCAAATCGGCAGCCGCAACGAAAGTGAAAACCGTGCCCACGAAATCGACCTCTCTCGACGATCCCAAAAAAGCCGCAGCCCCCGCCGCCAAGAAAGTCGGGCGCCCGCCCAAGGCCGCCGGCGCCGCCACCACCGGCGCCAAGCGCGGCCGCAAGCCCAAGGCTGACAAGGACGCGCCCGAGAGCGACATCGACCTGTCGGACATCGAGGACGACCTGGCCGGCGACGAACCCGCGGCAACCACGACCACCGAAGAGAAGGTCAAACCGCTGCGCATGAAGATCAGCAAGGCGAAGGAACGCGCCTTGATGAAGGAGTTCGGCCTCGACGAGACCGTGCTCTCCGAAGAAGACCTGGCCAAGCGCCGCTCGCGCCTGAAGACCCTGATCACGCTGGGCAAGACCCGCGGCTACCTCACGCACGGCGAAATCTCCGACCACTTGCCCGACAAGCTGGTCGACGCCGAGACCATGGAAGTCGTGGTCACCATGCTCAACGACATGGGCGTGGCGGTGTACGAGCAGACGCCCGACGCCGAAACCCTGCTGCTGAACAACACCGCGCCCACCGCCACCACGGTGGAAGAAGCCGAGGAAGAAGCCGAAGCGGCCCTGTCCACGGTGGACAGCGAATTCGGCCGCACCACCGACCCCGTGCGCATGTACATGCGCGAAATGGGCACGGTCGAGCTGCTGACCCGCGAAGGCGAAATCGAAATCGCCAAGCGCATCGAAGGCGGCCTGATGGCCATGATGGAAGCCATCTCGGCCTCCCCCGCCACCATCGCTGCGATCCTCGAGATGGCCGCCACCATCCGCGAAGGCAAGGTCGTCATCTCGACCATCGTCGACGGCTTCTCGAACCCCAACGAGGCCGACGACTACGTGGCCGAGGAAGACTTCGACGAATTCGACGAAGAAGACGACGACGACGGCAAGGGCGGCTCCAAGGCCCTGACCAAGAAGCTCGAAGAACTCAAGCGCGACGCGCTCGAGCGCTTCGACCGCATCGCCAGCCTGTTCGAGAAGGTCCACAAGATCTACGACAAGGAAGGCTACGGCACGCCGGCGTACGTCAAGGCGCAGGAGGCCATGTCGGAAGAGCTGATGACCATCCGCTTCACCGCCAAGACCATCGAGAAGCTGTGCGACCTGGTGCGCACGCAGGTCGACGACGTGCGCAAGAAGGAGCGCGAACTGCGCCGCATCATCGTGGACAAGTGCGGCTTCCCGCAGGAAGAGTTCATCCGCGACTTCAGCGGTTTCGACAAAAACGGCAACGTCGTCGCGTCCAACCTGCTGAACCTGAAGTGGGTCGAGAAGCAGGCCGCCGCCGGCAAGCCCTGGAGCGCCGTGCTCGCCCGCAACATTCCGCCGGTGCAGGAACTGCAGCAGCGCCTGACCGACATCCAGTCGCGCGTGGTGGTGCCGCTCACGCAGCTCAAGGACATCAACAAGCGCATGAACGAAGGCGAATCGTCTTCGCGCGACGCCAAGAAGGAAATGATCGAGGCCAACCTGCGCCTCGTGATCTCCATCGCCAAGAAGTACACCAACCGCGGCCTGCAGTTCCTGGACCTGATCCAGGAAGGCAACATCGGCCTGATGAAGGCGGTCGACAAGTTCGAATACCGTCGCGGCTACAAATTCTCGACCTACGCGACGTGGTGGATCCGCCAGGCCATCACCCGCTCGATCGCCGACCAGGCGCGCACCATCCGCATCCCGGTGCACATGATCGAGACGATCAACAAGATGAACCGCATTTCGCGCCAGCATTTGCAGGAGTTCGGCTTCGAGCCCGACGCCGGCATCCTGGCCGCGAAGATGGAGATTCCCGAAGACAAGATCCGCAAGATCATGAAGATCGCGAAGGAGCCGATCTCGATGGAAACCCCCATCGGCGACGACGACGATTCGCACCTGGGCGACTTCATCGAGGACAGCAGCAACACGGCACCCATCGAGGCCGCCATGCAGGCCGGCCTGCGCGACGTGGTCAAGGACATCCTCGACAGCCTCACGCCGCGCGAAGCCAAGGTGCTGCGCATGCGCTTCGGCATCGAGATGTCGACCGACCACACGCTGGAAGAAGTCGGCAAGCAGTTCGACGTGACCCGCGAGCGCATCCGCCAGATCGAAGCCAAGGCGCTGCGCAAGCTGAAGCACCCGAGCCGTTCGGACAAGCTGCGCAGCTTCATCGACACCCTGTAATCCGGGTTCGCTGAAGCCAAAGCGCCCGCCCTGCCCCTTACCCGGGCGGCGGGCGTTCTCTTTTTCACAGTCCACGCACAACAAGTACAACGGAGCTGCCTTCCCATGAATCCCGACGCAGACAAACTCTGGCAGGCGCCGCGCTGGGCGCTTGCCGTGCTGCTCGCCGTGCTGGGCATGCTCGGTCCCTTCTCGATCGACACCTACATCCCCGCGTTCTCCGGCATCGCGCAGTCGATCGGCGCCACGCCGGCCGAGATGCAGCAGACGCTCTCTGCCTACCTGTTCGGCTTCGCGTTCATGAACCTGTTCCACGGCGCGCTGTCGGACAGCTTCGGGCGCCGCCCCGTGGTGCTGTGGGGGCTGGCGGTGTTCACGCTGGCCTCGCTGGGCTGCGCGCTGTCGCAGAACATCACGCAGCTGGTGCTGTTCCGCGGGCTGCAGGGCCTGTCGACCGGCGCGGGCATCGTGGTGTCGCGCGCGGTGATCCGCGACATGTTCCCGCCCGCCGAGGCGCAGCGGGTCATGAGCCAGGTCACGATCTACTTCGGCGTGGCGCCGGCCATCGCGCCCATCGTGGGCGGCTTCCTGTTCGTGCACGCCGGCTGGCATGCGGTGTTCTGGTTCCTTGTGGCGGTGGGCGTGGTGCTGTTCACCGCCAACTACAAGCTGCTGCCCGAGACGCTGCACAAGGACCATCGCCAGCCCTTCCAGGTGCGCCACCTGATGCGCGGCTACTGGGACCTGTGCTCCGACCCGCGCTTCCTGCTGCTGGCCTTTGCCAGCGGCGTGCCCTTCAACGGCATGTTCCTCTACGTGCTGGCCGCGCCCGCCTTCCTGGGCGACCACCTGGCGCTGCAGCCGCAGCAGTTCTTCTGGTTCTTCCTGCTGACCATCGGCGGCATCATGCTCGGCGCGCGCGCCAGCGGACGCATGGCCGGCAAGGTCGCGCCCAAGCGGCAGATCCGCGACGGCTTTCTCATCATGCTGATCACCTCGGTGGTCAACGTGGTGGCCAACACCTTCTTCCAGGCGCACGTGGCGTGGGCGCTGTGGCCGCTGGCGGTGTTCGCCTTCGGCTGGGCGCTGATGGTGCCGGTGGTCACGCTGCTGGTGCTCGACCTTCATCCGGAGCGCCGCGGCATGGCCTCGTCGCTGCAGGCCGTGATCGGCTCCACCGCCAACGGCATCGTGGCCGGCGCGGTGGCGCCGCTGGTGATGCATTCCACGCTCGCACTGGCGCTGACCTCCATGGCCATGCTCGCCATCGGCCTCGTCGCCTGGGTGTGGCTGCACGGCCGCTGGCCGGAGATCGGGCGCATGGTCGCCCACGAAGGCTGACCAGGCAGAGCGCGCTCCGATGCGGTTCGACGCCCTGCTGACCCACGCGCGCGCCTGGCTGCCGGCGCGCACCACCGTCGATGCGCGCGAGCGCCTGCGCGCCGTCTGCGGTGCCGGCCTCGGCCTGCTGGTCGCGGCGCTGCTGTCGCACTGGCTCGCGACGCCGCTGCATGCGAGCGTGTGGCTGATCGCGCCGCTGGGCGCCAGCGCGGTGCTGGTGTTCGCCGTGCCCGCGAGCCCGCTGGCACAGCCCTGGTCGGTGATCGGCGGCAACACGCTGTCGGCGGTGGTGGGCATCGCCTGCGCCAACTGGATTCCCGAGCCGACCATCGCGGCCGCCGTCGCGGTGGCCCTGGCCATCGCACTGATGTTCAGCGCGCGCTGCCTGCACCCGCCGGGCGGCGCCGCGGCGCTGCTCGCGGTGCTGACGCACACCACGCATTTCTCTTCCGCGCTGTTCCCTTTCTTCACCAACTCGCTGCTGCTGGTGCTGGCCGGCGTGCTCTACAACACGCTCACCGGGCGGCGCTATCCGCATGTGCAGGTCGCGCGCCCGCCGGCGGCCGATGCGCGCTTCAGCCAGGCCGACATCGACGCCGTGCTGGCCCGCTACAACCAGGTGCTGGACATCAGCCGCGACGACCTCGAGTCGCTGATTCAGCAGACAGAGCTGGAGTCGTACAAGCGCCGGCTGGGCACGCTGCATTGCGCCGACATCATGTCGCGCGAGCCCATCTCGGTGGAGTTCGGCACGCCGCTGCAGGAAGCCTGGGCGCTGATGCACGAGCGCCGCATCAAGGCCCTGCCCATCACGGACCGCACGCGCCGGGTGGTCGGCATCGTCACGCAGGCCGACTTCTTCCGCCAGCTCGACCTGCAGCACCACGAAGGCATTGCGGGCAAGCTGCGCGACCTGATCCGCGCCACGCGCACCGTCATGTCGAACAAGCCCGAGGTGGTCGGCCAGATCATGACGCGCCAGGTGCGCGTGGCCAGCGCCGACCGGCCGGTGGTCGACCTGGTGCCGCTGTTTTCCGAGGGCGGGCATCACCACATTCCGATCATCGATGGCGAGAAGCGCCTGGCGGGGATGATCACGCAGTCGGATTTCGTGCGGGCGCTGTATCGCGCCGTCGGGCCGGCGTAAGCCCTGATGCATTTCTCCCTCCCCTCCCGGGGGAGGGTCGGGGTGGGGGCAAGCGGCGCTCATTGCGGGCGCTCTGCCTGCCCCCATCCCAGCCTTCCCCCGGAAGGGGAAGGAGCAAATCCTTCACTCCAGGACGACGTTCGCCTTCTTCACCAGCGCCGCATAGCGCGCGGCCTCGCTGCGGAAATACGCCGCGGCCTGTTCGGGCGTCGTGGGCTTGATGACGTTGCCCTGCTTGTCCATCGCCTCTTTCACCTCGGCGCTGGTGAAGGCCGCGGCCACCGCGTCGTGCACGCGCTGCACTTCGGCGGCCTGCATCTTCGCCGGCCCGATCACCGCGAACCAGCCTTCGACCGCGTAGTTGGGCAGGCCCTGCTCCGCGATGGTCGGAATGTCCGGCGCGGCCGGCGAGCGGGTCGCGCCGCACAGGCCGATGGCGCGCAGCGCGCCGCTCTTGATGTGCTGCTGCACCGCCGGCAGCGCAATGACGCCCATCTCGACCTGGCCGCCGATCATGTCGGTCATCATCGGCCCGGTGCCCTTGTACGGAATATGCCGCGCCTTCACGCCGGCCTCGTCCATGAACATCTCGTCGGCCAGGTGCAGGATGGTGCCGTTGCCCGAAGACGCGTAGTTGTAGCCGCCCGGCTTGGCGCGCAGCAGCGCGATCAGCTCCTGCACGTTCTTCGCGGGCAGCTTGGGGTTGGCCACCAGCACCAGCGGCGTGGCGCCCACCACGCTGATCGGCGTGATGTCGTTGAGCGCGTCGAAGGGCATCTTCTTGAACACCGCCGGGTTGATGACGTGGTTGTTCGACACCATGCCCAGCGTGAGCCCGTCGGGCGCGGCCTTGACGATGGCCGCCGCGCCGGTGATGCCGCCGGCGCCCGGCAGGTTCTCGATCACCACCGGCTGCCCGAAGGCCTTGCCGAGCGCCGGCGCCGCCGCGCGCACGATGGTGTCGACGCCCGAGCCCGCGCTGATCGGCAGGATGAAGCGGATCGGCTTGTCCGAGCCCTGCGCGAACGCCGGGCACGCGGCCACCGCAGCGGCGCAGGCGCCCAGGCCCAGCAGCGCGCGTCGATTCATCAGGGGAAATGTTTTGTCGGTCATGGCTTTGCTTGTCTCTCTTTATGGTTTTGGAAATTCGCGCCGGCGCCTGGCTCAGGCCACCGCCGAGCCGGCAAGCAGGGCATCGACCTGCTCGCTCGCGTAGCCCAGTTCGGCCAGCAGTTCGCGGGTGTGCTCGCCCAGCGTCGGCGGGTTCATGCGCACGCCCAGGCGCTCGCCGCCCAGCGTGATCGGGAACAGCGTGGTCTGCGCCGTTTCCCCGGCGCGTTCGCCGTCGGGCAGGCGGATGTCCGCGAGGCCGCCGGTGGCCTTGAGGTGCGGGTCGGCGTACAGGTCTTCGGGCCGGGTGATCGGCGCGAAAGGCAGGCCGTTGGCCTCGAAGATGGCCGAAAGCTCCTGCGCCGAACGCCCGGCCAGCCGCTCGCGCAGGTCGGCCAGCAGAGTGGGCCGCGCGCGCACGCGCTGGTTGTTGGTCTGCAAGGCGGCGTCGGACTTCAGGTCGTCGAAGCCCAGCGCGTCGCAAAAAGTCTTCCACTGCGCGTCGCTCACCGCGGCCAGGAAGATCTGCTCGCCGTCTTTTACGGTGAACACGTCGTACAGCGCCCAGGCCGAAATGCGGTCCGGCATCGGCGCCGCCGCCTCGCCGGTGATGGCGTACTGCATCATGTGCTGGCCGACCAGGAACACGTTGTTCTCGAACAGCGCGGACTGCACCTCCTGCCCCTTGCCGGTCTCGGCGCGCTGCATCAGCGCGGCGATGGCGCCGATGGCGCCGAACATGCCGCCCATGATGTCGTTCACGCTGGTGCCCGCGCGCAGCGGATCGCCGGGGCGGCCCGTCATGTAGGCCAGCCCGCCCATCATCTGCACCACCTCGTCGAGCGCGGTGCGGTGCTCGTAGGGGCCGGGCAGGAAGCCCGTGTGGTTCACGTACACCAGGCGCGGGTTGAGCTTGCCGAGCGCGGCATAGCCCAGGCCGTACTTGTCCATGGTGCCGGGCTTGAAGTTCTGCGCCACCACGTCGGCCGTGGCGCACAAGCGCAGCGCGGCCTCCAGCCCCTGGGGGTTGCGCAGGTCGAGCGCGATGCTTTTCTTGTTGCGGTTGAACATGGGAAAGAAGCCCGCGCCCGCGCCCAGCAGGTGCCGCGTGCGGTCGCCTTCGATGGGCTCGACCTTGATGACTTCCGCGCCCAGGTCCGCGAGCACCATGCCGCAGGTCGGCCCCATGACCATGTGGGTGAACTCGACCACGCGGATGCCGGCGAGCGGCAGGCGCTTGTTTTCGCCAGCGCTACTCATGCCGCGACTCCCTCGGCCGCCGCGAAGGTCTTGGGAAAGCCGGCGCGCCACACCGTGCCCTGCAGCGTCTCGCCCTCGAGCCAGCCCGCCACGCGGCGGCGCAGGTCGAGCAGCTTCGGCAGGTCGACGCCGGTCTCGACGCCCATGCTCTGGAGCATGAACACCAGGTCTTCCGTGTCGACGTTGCCGCTGGCACCCGGCGCATGCGGGCAGCCGCCGATGCCGGCCAGGCAGGCGTCGAAACGCGTGATGCCTACTTCCAGCGCGGCATACGCATTCGCGAGCCCCATGCCGCGCGTGTCGTGGAAATGGCCGCACCACAGCCGGTCGCCCGCGATGCGCAGCGCGCGCTCGAACAGGCTGCGCACCATCGCCGGATCGGCATAGCCGACGGTGTCGGCCAGGCTCACGCGGTCGGCGCCGGCGTCGAGCAGCGCCTGCATCAGCCGCAGCACCTCGTCGGGATCGACATGGCCCTGCAGCGTGCAGCCGAAGGCCGTGCCCACGCCGCCGTCGATCAGCGTCTTCGAGCCCGCCGCGTCGCGCGCCGCGCGGATGCGGCCGACTTCAGCGACCACTTCGTCCGGCGTCTTGCGCAGGTTGGCGAGGCTGTGCGCATGGCTGGCCGACAGCGGCACGATCATCAGGTCGGCCTCGCCCGCGATGGCGCGTTCGGCGCCCTTGAGGTTGGGCACCAGCACCGAGGCGAACATCCCCGGCAGCGTCTTCGCATAGGCCAGCAGTTCGGCGGTGTCGGCCAGTTGCGGCAGCAGGTGCGCGGGCACGAACGAACCGACCTCGATCTCGCGCTGGCCGGCCGCGTGCGCGTCGCGGATCCATTCGAGCTTGCGTTCTGTGGACAGCACGCGGGCGATGCTCTGCAGGCCGTCGCGCAGGCCCACTTCGCGGACGACCGCGCGTGGCGGCAGGAAGGCGTGAATCAAGACTTTGTCTCCGTCGTGAGGGGTACGGTGCGGATGTTAGAAGTTCCGATTCGATCCAGAAGGTATATTTTGGAAGCCATCTGATTCCAAAACGGAACACCATGAGAGACCTTGACCTGACCACCCTCCGCCTCTTCGTCTCCGTCTGCGAAACGCACAGCATCGCGCGCGCCGGCGAGCAGGCCAGCATCGTCGGCTCGGCCATCAGCAAGCGGCTGGCGCAACTCGAAGAGGCGGTGGGCACGCCGCTGCTCTTGCGCAAGCGGCGCGGGGTGGTGCCGACGCCGGCCGGCGAAACCCTGCTGGAGCACGCCCGCGCGATGCTCGGCAGCGTGCACCGCATCGAGCGCGACATGGCTGCCTATGCCGGCGGCGCGCGCGGGCACGTGCGCATCCTGGCCTCGGCCTCGGTCATGGCCGAATCGCTGGCCGAGGACGTGGCCGGCTTCCTGCAGAACCCGGCGCACCGCAATATCCGCGTCGACATGGAAGAGCGCGTGAGCCCGGAGATCGTGCGCGGCATCCGCGAAGGCAGCGCCTCCATCGGCCTGTGCTGGGACGCGGCCGACCTCGAGGGCCTGCAGCGGCGCAGCTATCGCGCCGACCACCTGGCCATCGTGGCCCACCCTTCGCACCCCGTGGCGCAGCACGAACACGTGCGCTTCGAGCAGGTGCTCGACCATGAATTCGTCGGCATGCCCGCGCTCAGCGCGGTGCAGCTGATGCTGGCGCGCGAGGCGGCGGTGGCGGGCAAGCCGCTGGTGCACCGGGTGCTGGTGTCGAACTTCGACGCCGCGCTGCGCGTGGTGCGGGCCGGGCTGGCGATCAGCGTGGTCCCGGCGGAAGTGGCACGGCCCTTCACCGACGCCTACGGCCTGCGGCTGATGCCGCTGACCGATGCCTGGGCGCGGCGGCGGTTCGCGATCTGCTTCAGGGACGAAGCCGCGCTTTCGCCCTCGGCGCAACTGCTGGTGGCGCATCTGCAGCGCTGCGCCACCGACTGACCCGGGTGCCAGTCCAGCGATTCGACCGGAATCGGAAACGATTCATTGCGATCCGTCGGGTTTTTGTTTCGGTTCACGCAACCTAACATTCGTGGCATCAGCGCTGTCACACCCTTCACCGCACGCAGAAAGAAAGATCGCACCATGTTCCGCAGAGCCCTCATCTCTTCCGCCGTCCTTGCCGCCACGCTGGGCCTCGCGCCGCTGGCCGCCACGGCAGCGCAGCCGCTCAAGCTCGAGGTCTACAACCCCGGCGCGAAGTCGATGTTCCCCGTCTCGTCCGAAATCGTC
This region includes:
- the dnaG gene encoding DNA primase, with translation MTIPASFIQELIARADVVEIVGRYVPLKKAGANFMGLCPFHGEKSPSFSVSPTKQFYHCFGCGVHGNAIGFLMEHAGMGFVEAVHDLADQYGLQVPEDDASPAERARAASQRQKQATLTDVLEKAGDAYRKHLRQAPGAIEYLKGRGVSGEVAKQFGIGYAPAGWRALASVFPDYDDPLLTESGLVIVNNEEGKLSDEEAKRYDRFRDRVMFPIRNVKGECIGFGGRVLGDEKPKYLNSPETPVFSKGRELYGLYEARAAFRDRGYALVTEGYMDVVALAQLGFPNAVATLGTACTSEHVQKLFRFTESVVFSFDGDAAGRRAARKALDGALPYATDVRSIKFLFLPAEHDPDSFIREHGAEAFARFVTEATPLSRFMLEAAREGCDLTTAEGRAHMTSNVRPLWSAMPDGALKRQLLSEIATLVQLDAPALSELWASTPGPRKAGGGALAAQRHNEPPMYTGGDGDDYYPDMPPPQDYEPPRYESDSKPKFQPQRKFTKGKRWGGKFEEPIEPLRGRGAPPSRPDVAVRLLLSNMAQWEALSHELHLMLCELPGSHGALFTWLDSQLHEHGVQPWAALREGLRGLDFEPLAERLMAVSEGGPVPEGEEEQHLADAAKELTSVLDFMLDDRLKAQQSEAIAAVGKDPKALERYKALEARRLELRNRLRPADAEGA
- the rpoD gene encoding RNA polymerase sigma factor RpoD, with translation MPTKSTSLDDPKKAAAPAAKKVGRPPKAAGAATTGAKRGRKPKADKDAPESDIDLSDIEDDLAGDEPAATTTTEEKVKPLRMKISKAKERALMKEFGLDETVLSEEDLAKRRSRLKTLITLGKTRGYLTHGEISDHLPDKLVDAETMEVVVTMLNDMGVAVYEQTPDAETLLLNNTAPTATTVEEAEEEAEAALSTVDSEFGRTTDPVRMYMREMGTVELLTREGEIEIAKRIEGGLMAMMEAISASPATIAAILEMAATIREGKVVISTIVDGFSNPNEADDYVAEEDFDEFDEEDDDDGKGGSKALTKKLEELKRDALERFDRIASLFEKVHKIYDKEGYGTPAYVKAQEAMSEELMTIRFTAKTIEKLCDLVRTQVDDVRKKERELRRIIVDKCGFPQEEFIRDFSGFDKNGNVVASNLLNLKWVEKQAAAGKPWSAVLARNIPPVQELQQRLTDIQSRVVVPLTQLKDINKRMNEGESSSRDAKKEMIEANLRLVISIAKKYTNRGLQFLDLIQEGNIGLMKAVDKFEYRRGYKFSTYATWWIRQAITRSIADQARTIRIPVHMIETINKMNRISRQHLQEFGFEPDAGILAAKMEIPEDKIRKIMKIAKEPISMETPIGDDDDSHLGDFIEDSSNTAPIEAAMQAGLRDVVKDILDSLTPREAKVLRMRFGIEMSTDHTLEEVGKQFDVTRERIRQIEAKALRKLKHPSRSDKLRSFIDTL
- a CDS encoding multidrug effflux MFS transporter translates to MNPDADKLWQAPRWALAVLLAVLGMLGPFSIDTYIPAFSGIAQSIGATPAEMQQTLSAYLFGFAFMNLFHGALSDSFGRRPVVLWGLAVFTLASLGCALSQNITQLVLFRGLQGLSTGAGIVVSRAVIRDMFPPAEAQRVMSQVTIYFGVAPAIAPIVGGFLFVHAGWHAVFWFLVAVGVVLFTANYKLLPETLHKDHRQPFQVRHLMRGYWDLCSDPRFLLLAFASGVPFNGMFLYVLAAPAFLGDHLALQPQQFFWFFLLTIGGIMLGARASGRMAGKVAPKRQIRDGFLIMLITSVVNVVANTFFQAHVAWALWPLAVFAFGWALMVPVVTLLVLDLHPERRGMASSLQAVIGSTANGIVAGAVAPLVMHSTLALALTSMAMLAIGLVAWVWLHGRWPEIGRMVAHEG
- a CDS encoding HPP family protein, whose translation is MRFDALLTHARAWLPARTTVDARERLRAVCGAGLGLLVAALLSHWLATPLHASVWLIAPLGASAVLVFAVPASPLAQPWSVIGGNTLSAVVGIACANWIPEPTIAAAVAVALAIALMFSARCLHPPGGAAALLAVLTHTTHFSSALFPFFTNSLLLVLAGVLYNTLTGRRYPHVQVARPPAADARFSQADIDAVLARYNQVLDISRDDLESLIQQTELESYKRRLGTLHCADIMSREPISVEFGTPLQEAWALMHERRIKALPITDRTRRVVGIVTQADFFRQLDLQHHEGIAGKLRDLIRATRTVMSNKPEVVGQIMTRQVRVASADRPVVDLVPLFSEGGHHHIPIIDGEKRLAGMITQSDFVRALYRAVGPA
- a CDS encoding tripartite tricarboxylate transporter substrate binding protein, which translates into the protein MTDKTFPLMNRRALLGLGACAAAVAACPAFAQGSDKPIRFILPISAGSGVDTIVRAAAPALGKAFGQPVVIENLPGAGGITGAAAIVKAAPDGLTLGMVSNNHVINPAVFKKMPFDALNDITPISVVGATPLVLVANPKLPAKNVQELIALLRAKPGGYNYASSGNGTILHLADEMFMDEAGVKARHIPYKGTGPMMTDMIGGQVEMGVIALPAVQQHIKSGALRAIGLCGATRSPAAPDIPTIAEQGLPNYAVEGWFAVIGPAKMQAAEVQRVHDAVAAAFTSAEVKEAMDKQGNVIKPTTPEQAAAYFRSEAARYAALVKKANVVLE
- a CDS encoding CaiB/BaiF CoA transferase family protein — its product is MSSAGENKRLPLAGIRVVEFTHMVMGPTCGMVLADLGAEVIKVEPIEGDRTRHLLGAGAGFFPMFNRNKKSIALDLRNPQGLEAALRLCATADVVAQNFKPGTMDKYGLGYAALGKLNPRLVYVNHTGFLPGPYEHRTALDEVVQMMGGLAYMTGRPGDPLRAGTSVNDIMGGMFGAIGAIAALMQRAETGKGQEVQSALFENNVFLVGQHMMQYAITGEAAAPMPDRISAWALYDVFTVKDGEQIFLAAVSDAQWKTFCDALGFDDLKSDAALQTNNQRVRARPTLLADLRERLAGRSAQELSAIFEANGLPFAPITRPEDLYADPHLKATGGLADIRLPDGERAGETAQTTLFPITLGGERLGVRMNPPTLGEHTRELLAELGYASEQVDALLAGSAVA
- a CDS encoding hydroxymethylglutaryl-CoA lyase, whose protein sequence is MIHAFLPPRAVVREVGLRDGLQSIARVLSTERKLEWIRDAHAAGQREIEVGSFVPAHLLPQLADTAELLAYAKTLPGMFASVLVPNLKGAERAIAGEADLMIVPLSASHAHSLANLRKTPDEVVAEVGRIRAARDAAGSKTLIDGGVGTAFGCTLQGHVDPDEVLRLMQALLDAGADRVSLADTVGYADPAMVRSLFERALRIAGDRLWCGHFHDTRGMGLANAYAALEVGITRFDACLAGIGGCPHAPGASGNVDTEDLVFMLQSMGVETGVDLPKLLDLRRRVAGWLEGETLQGTVWRAGFPKTFAAAEGVAA
- a CDS encoding LysR family transcriptional regulator, producing the protein MRDLDLTTLRLFVSVCETHSIARAGEQASIVGSAISKRLAQLEEAVGTPLLLRKRRGVVPTPAGETLLEHARAMLGSVHRIERDMAAYAGGARGHVRILASASVMAESLAEDVAGFLQNPAHRNIRVDMEERVSPEIVRGIREGSASIGLCWDAADLEGLQRRSYRADHLAIVAHPSHPVAQHEHVRFEQVLDHEFVGMPALSAVQLMLAREAAVAGKPLVHRVLVSNFDAALRVVRAGLAISVVPAEVARPFTDAYGLRLMPLTDAWARRRFAICFRDEAALSPSAQLLVAHLQRCATD